In one Oryza glaberrima chromosome 2, OglaRS2, whole genome shotgun sequence genomic region, the following are encoded:
- the LOC127763264 gene encoding 3-isopropylmalate dehydratase small subunit 1-like, translating into MAAAAAAAAPALSLAEAAPVTAVLAPCPTPSRTFRRRSWVAAICRPALKCHHSRPLTAVAAAAAAAAAAGDSTSAGVFHGECFVVGDNIDTDQIIPAEHLTLVPSKPDEYRKLGSFAFVGLPTAAYPTPFVAPGEETTRYAVIIGGANFGCGSSREHAPVALGAAGARAVVAEGYARIFFRNSVATGEVYPLELADTGAWKECKTGDVVTVELDNCVMINHTSGKQYKLKPIGDAGPVIEAGGIFAYARKTGMIASKSA; encoded by the coding sequence atggcggcggcggcggcggcggcggctccggctctATCCTTGGccgaggcggcgccggtgacAGCAGTTCTGGCACCGTGTCCCACGCCCTCGAGGAcgttccgccgccgcagctgggTCGCGGCTATCTGCCGGCCCGCCCTGAAATGCCACCACAGTCGTCCCCTgaccgccgtggccgccgcggctgcggctgccgcTGCGGCGGGGGACTCGACGTCGGCCGGCGTATTCCACGGCGAGTGCTTCGTCGTGGGGGATAACATCGACACCGACCAGATCATCCCGGCCGAGCACCTGACCCTGGTCCCGTCCAAGCCCGACGAGTACCGCAAGCTCGGCTCGTTCGCCTTCGTCGGCCTCCCCACCGCGGCCTACCCGACGCCGTTCGTCGCCCCCGGCGAGGAGACCACCCGCTACGCCGTCATCATCGGCGGCGCCAACTTCGGCTGCGGCTCCTCCCGCGAGCACGCGCCCGTCGCcctgggcgccgccggcgcccgcgccgtcgtGGCCGAGGGCTACGCGCGCATCTTCTTCCGCAACTCCGTGGCCACCGGTGAGGTCTACCCGTTGGAGCTAGCGGACACTGGAGCCTGGAAGGAGTGCAAGACCGGGGATGTGGTCACGGTGGAACTTGATAATTGCGTCATGATCAACCACACATCCGGCAAGCAGTACAAGCTGAAGCCTATCGGCGATGCCGGGCCGGTTATTGAGGCAGGCGGGATCTTTGCCTATGCCCGGAAGACCGGAATGATCGCATCCAAGTCTGCGTGA
- the LOC127763265 gene encoding deSI-like protein At4g17486, translating into MDTGNKGTATPVLLNVYDLTPANDYLYWLGFGVFHSGIEVHGMEYGFGAHDFPSSGVFEVESKSCPGFIYRKTVWLGTTDMSHGEYRSFIEKLSGKYHGNSYHLVSKNCNHFTDDVCKNLTGKPIPSWVNRLARVGSFFDCLLPESVQVSPVGRVPTLRPVADDDLDSISTVSDNNEEDKHLLPAVSDNNEEDKHLLPAPSNDLHSVDVPLKLAKDVL; encoded by the exons atGGACACCGGGAACAAAGGCACGGCGACACCGGTGCTGCTCAACGTCTACGACCTGACGCCCGCCAACGATTACCTCTACTGGCTCGGCTTCGGCGTCTTCCACTCGGGAATCGAAG TTCATGGCATGGAATATGGATTTGGAGCCCATGATTTCCCATCAAGTGGTGTTTTTGAGGTGGAATCGAAAAGCTGCCCTGgctttatatatagaaagacGGTGTGGCTAGGCACAACTGACATGTCCCATGGAGAGTATCGCTCGTTCATCGAAAAGCTTTCAGGGAAATACCATGGCAACTCATATCATTTGGTTTCAAAGAATTGCAATCACTTCACGGATGATGTGTGTAAGAACTTGACTGGAAAACCCATACCTAGCTGGGTGAATCGGCTAGCAAGAGTAG GTTCATTTTTTGATTGTCTTCTACCAGAAAGTGTCCAGGTTTCTCCTGTTGGGCGTGTCCCAACTCTTCGTCCAGTAGCTG ATGATGATTTGGATTCAATATCCACAGTTAGTGACAACAATGAGGAGGACAAACACTTGCTGCCAGCAGTTAGTGACAACAATGAGGAGGACAAACACTTGCTGCCAGCACCGTCGAATGACCTACATTCCGTAGATGTACCATTAAAGTTAGCCAAAGATGTTCTTTGA
- the LOC127764486 gene encoding putative lipase ROG1, with the protein MGDLGGAWHEAAAAEEEEAQAPGGGVGPEPDHLVVMVHGIVGSAADWKFGAEQFEKLLSDKVIVHRSNRNMYKLTLDGVDVMGERLAQEIVEETNKRPQIRKISFVAHSVGGLVARYAIGRLYRPPKQTSQSSQNLNNTNKGTIHGLEAVNFITVASPHLGSRGNKQVPFLFGFTAIETFASYIIHLIFGKTGKHLFLTDNDDGKPPLLLRMVDDWGGVQFMSALKVFKRRVAYSNVGHDHIVGWRTSSIRRNSELPKWTDSGSKIYPHIVYEELSKAETMNQYTDVADVDSCMLEERLLRGLKLVSWEKVDVSFHNSKVRSAAHSVIQVKDPVMHSEGADVINHMIDHFVL; encoded by the exons ATGGGTGACCTGGGAGGAGCCTGGCatgaggcggccgcggcggaggaggaggaggcacaggcaccgggcggcggcgtcgggcccGAGCCCGACCACCTGGTGGTCATGGTCCACGGGATCGTCGGGAG TGCAGCTGATTGGAAGTTTGGAGCTGAGCAATTTGAAAAGTTGCTGTCAGACAAAGTTATAGTTCATC GTAGCAATCGCAACATGTACAAGCTAACTTTAGATGGCGTTGATGTGATGGGTGAGCGGTTGGCACAAGAG ATTGTTGAAGAAACCAACAAAAGACCACAGATCAGAAAGATCTCTTTTGTTGCACATTCTGTTGGAGGATTGGTTGCAAGATATGCTATTGGAAGACTCTATAGGCCACCTAAACAAACATCCCAAAGTTCTCAGAATCTGAACAACACTAATAAGGGTACTATACATGGGCTTGAGGCAGTGAACTTCATAACTGTTGCGTCACCGCATCTTGGTTCTAGAGGAAACAAACAG GTTCCTTTCCTTTTTGGATTTACTGCAATAGAAACTTTTGCCAGCTACATCATTCATTTGATATTCGGAAAAACTGGCAAGCATCTATTTCTTACGGACAATGATGATGGGAAGCCTCCATTGTTGCTACGCATGGTGGATGATTGGGGGGGCGTACAGTTCAT GTCTGCTCTGAAAGTATTCAAACGAAGAGTTGCATACTCCAATGTTGGTCATGATC ATATTGTTGGGTGGAGAACATCATCCATCAGGCGAAATTCTGAGCTACCGAAG TGGACTGATTCAGGAAGCAAGATTTACCCACATATTGTATATGAAGAACTATCCAAAGCAGAAACAATGAATCAATATACTGATGTTGCCGATGTGGACAGCTGCATGTTAGAAG AACGGCTTTTAAGAGGTCTGAAGCTTGTGTCGTGGGAAAAGGTGGATGTCAGCTTCCACAACAGCAAAGTAAGATCTGCAGCACATAGTGTGATTCAG GTCAAAGATCCCGTTATGCATAGCGAAGGTGCCGATGTCATAAACCATATGATCGACCATTTCGTCCTATAG